From one Paenibacillus terrae HPL-003 genomic stretch:
- a CDS encoding ABC transporter ATP-binding protein produces the protein MNIPAEKAKTLQKPMNERFVYQDDDIIDKPFNWSEFKRLLAYMKPYARQILPILLVMMILGTITKLTVPYLISLAIDKAIAPVGPALPSVKLLLLITGAVLLLYLIQWAASTYRIKFTNIIGQRVIYDLREDLFKHIQKLSFNFFDKRPAGSVLVRVTNDINSLQDLFTNGAVNVLIDCVQLTGIIVILLLINWKLGLAVIVTVPIMFLISTKLRVRIRRAWQEVRMKNSRINSHLNESIQGIRVTQAYTQEQENMAYFDNMNSSSKRSWDKASAMNQVFGPLIDITGGLGTLVLFWFGAHLIQTDQLTVGLLVAFANYVGNFWDPINRLGQMYNQLLVAMASSERIFEFMDEQPNIANKPGAKDLPPIRGDIHFEEVVFEYEKGRQALKGINLSVKAGQSIALVGHTGSGKSTIINLLSRFYDITSGRLTIDGHDVRDVTVESLRSQISIVLQDTFIFSGTIRDNIRFGRLDATDEEIEAAAKAVNAHEFIVHLPGGYETEVEERGGMLSMGQRQLLSFARALLANPRILILDEATASIDTETELKIQEALQVLLEGRTSFMVAHRLSTIRNADHIVVLDHGQIQESGNHEQLMKKHGIYRGLVEAQFRFL, from the coding sequence ATGAATATACCCGCTGAAAAAGCCAAAACGCTTCAAAAACCAATGAATGAGCGATTTGTGTACCAGGATGATGATATCATCGACAAACCATTTAACTGGTCCGAATTCAAACGATTGCTCGCATACATGAAGCCTTACGCCCGGCAGATCCTGCCGATACTACTGGTCATGATGATTCTTGGTACCATCACCAAGCTGACCGTTCCCTATTTGATCAGTCTGGCCATCGACAAAGCGATTGCTCCCGTAGGACCTGCACTGCCGAGTGTAAAATTACTGCTGCTAATAACCGGAGCAGTGCTGTTACTATATTTAATTCAATGGGCAGCCAGTACGTACCGCATTAAATTCACCAATATTATCGGTCAACGTGTCATTTACGATCTGCGTGAGGATCTGTTCAAGCATATTCAGAAGCTTTCTTTCAACTTTTTTGATAAAAGACCGGCTGGATCTGTATTGGTACGTGTTACGAATGACATCAATTCGCTTCAGGATCTATTTACGAATGGTGCGGTGAACGTCCTGATTGACTGTGTACAGCTCACTGGAATCATCGTCATTTTACTGCTGATTAACTGGAAGCTTGGTCTGGCGGTTATCGTGACTGTTCCGATCATGTTTCTAATCTCTACCAAGCTGCGTGTGCGCATTCGCCGTGCCTGGCAGGAAGTACGCATGAAGAACTCCCGTATCAACTCTCATCTGAATGAGTCCATTCAGGGTATCCGTGTGACACAGGCGTACACACAGGAGCAGGAAAACATGGCTTATTTCGATAACATGAACAGCTCCAGTAAACGGTCTTGGGATAAAGCATCGGCCATGAATCAGGTCTTCGGCCCGCTCATTGATATTACTGGAGGCTTGGGTACGCTTGTGCTGTTCTGGTTCGGGGCACACCTGATTCAGACGGATCAGCTTACGGTAGGTCTGCTGGTTGCATTTGCCAATTATGTGGGGAACTTTTGGGACCCTATTAATCGACTGGGCCAAATGTACAATCAGTTGCTGGTTGCGATGGCTTCGTCGGAAAGAATTTTTGAGTTTATGGATGAACAGCCGAATATTGCGAATAAGCCGGGAGCCAAAGACCTGCCGCCCATTCGCGGCGATATCCATTTTGAAGAAGTTGTTTTTGAATATGAAAAGGGACGTCAGGCGCTTAAAGGCATTAATCTCTCTGTCAAGGCGGGTCAATCCATTGCGCTTGTCGGGCATACCGGATCTGGTAAAAGCACAATCATTAACCTGCTCAGCCGGTTTTATGACATTACATCAGGGCGACTTACGATTGACGGCCATGATGTGCGTGACGTAACGGTGGAGAGCTTGCGTAGCCAAATTAGCATCGTACTTCAGGACACATTTATTTTTTCAGGTACGATTCGCGATAATATTCGATTCGGTCGACTGGATGCAACGGATGAGGAGATTGAAGCGGCTGCGAAGGCAGTCAATGCTCATGAATTCATCGTTCATTTGCCGGGCGGCTATGAAACAGAGGTAGAGGAGCGGGGCGGTATGCTGTCCATGGGCCAGCGCCAGCTGCTATCTTTTGCCCGGGCCTTGCTGGCTAATCCACGAATTCTCATATTGGATGAAGCCACAGCCAGTATAGATACGGAAACAGAGCTGAAAATTCAGGAGGCTCTTCAGGTGCTGTTGGAAGGCAGAACCTCCTTCATGGTTGCTCATCGTTTGTCCACCATTCGGAATGCCGATCATATTGTCGTGCTGGATCATGGGCAGATCCAAGAAAGTGGGAATCATGAACAATTGATGAAAAAACATGGAATTTATCGGGGGCTGGTGGAAGCACAGTTCAGATTTTTGTAA
- a CDS encoding ABC transporter ATP-binding protein — MEVLRQLQGFFRERRHYLFLSILCLAIATALGLVYPNLLQRLIDNAIIPGDFGKVPALALTVLGVVIVKGFMQFLHGFFGGRLGNYLAYRLRNACYEKLQFLSFRYYDTAKTGDLMSRLTGDLEAIRNFIGFGFAQLLNVVMMVVFGAMMMLYINWQLTLITMISMPLLLFVTFKFESRIHPTFQEMRIALSALTTAVQENITGVRTVKSFARESYEVEKFSVRNEQYKSNQIQAASLWSRFFPAMELIASVSVVLLLGMGGYLVIEKSLTLGQLVAFFSLIWYIIGPIWNIGFHINNYTQSKASGERVLELLNQPVDVTDEADALTLDADEVKGHVTFEHVTFAYGNKLPAVVDINLDAPPGSVIGILGGTGSGKSTIIQLLMRAYNVNAGNIKLDGTDIRHLKIRDLRAQISSVFQETFLFSSSIRNNIAYGLSHVSMDDIIRVSKLAQAHEFITELPLGYDTVVGERGLGLSGGQKQRIAIARALLKNPKILVLDDATSAVDMETEHEIQTGFQEVMRGRTTFIIAHRISSLRHANEIVVLEEGQIAQRGTHEQLIATPGPYQDVYHIQYADYIAQTLDGVSERQVRP; from the coding sequence ATGGAAGTGCTCAGGCAATTGCAGGGCTTTTTTCGTGAGAGGAGACATTATCTGTTTCTTTCCATTCTATGCCTTGCGATAGCGACGGCCCTGGGGCTGGTGTATCCAAACCTGCTCCAAAGGCTAATTGATAACGCTATCATCCCCGGTGACTTCGGGAAAGTACCGGCGCTGGCTCTCACTGTGCTGGGAGTAGTGATCGTCAAAGGCTTTATGCAATTTTTACACGGATTTTTTGGTGGACGGCTGGGTAACTATCTGGCGTACCGACTCCGCAATGCTTGTTATGAAAAACTGCAATTTTTGTCCTTCAGATATTATGACACTGCCAAAACGGGGGATCTCATGTCCCGTTTGACGGGTGATCTGGAGGCGATTCGCAACTTCATCGGGTTTGGTTTTGCCCAACTCCTCAATGTGGTAATGATGGTCGTATTTGGAGCTATGATGATGCTGTATATCAACTGGCAGCTCACCCTCATTACGATGATCAGCATGCCTTTGCTGCTCTTCGTCACGTTTAAGTTCGAATCCCGAATTCATCCCACCTTTCAGGAAATGCGGATTGCGCTCAGTGCCTTGACGACAGCGGTGCAAGAAAATATAACAGGCGTGCGCACCGTCAAATCTTTTGCCCGCGAATCATATGAGGTTGAAAAATTTTCAGTACGAAATGAGCAGTACAAAAGTAACCAAATTCAAGCTGCTTCCCTGTGGAGCCGTTTCTTCCCCGCCATGGAACTGATTGCTTCTGTCAGTGTGGTTCTTCTGCTGGGTATGGGGGGCTATCTGGTTATTGAAAAGTCGCTGACCCTGGGTCAGCTTGTCGCCTTTTTTAGCTTAATTTGGTATATTATCGGCCCCATCTGGAACATTGGCTTCCATATCAATAACTATACCCAGTCCAAGGCTTCCGGTGAACGGGTCTTGGAGCTATTGAACCAACCGGTGGATGTTACTGATGAAGCTGATGCTTTGACGCTTGATGCTGATGAGGTGAAGGGTCATGTCACATTTGAGCATGTCACTTTTGCTTACGGGAATAAGCTGCCGGCTGTCGTTGACATCAACCTGGATGCACCCCCAGGATCAGTCATCGGTATTTTGGGCGGAACCGGATCAGGTAAATCCACCATTATTCAGCTGCTTATGCGAGCTTACAATGTGAACGCAGGCAACATTAAGCTGGATGGAACAGATATACGCCATTTGAAAATCCGTGATTTACGTGCTCAAATTTCTTCCGTGTTCCAGGAGACGTTCCTGTTCTCATCTTCCATCCGTAACAACATTGCTTACGGACTAAGCCATGTCAGTATGGATGACATTATACGCGTATCCAAGCTAGCTCAGGCACATGAATTTATTACCGAGCTGCCATTGGGGTATGACACAGTTGTCGGTGAGCGGGGACTGGGGCTGTCCGGTGGGCAAAAACAACGGATTGCCATCGCGCGCGCACTGCTCAAAAATCCGAAAATTCTGGTGCTTGATGATGCGACCAGCGCGGTCGATATGGAGACGGAGCATGAAATCCAGACCGGTTTTCAAGAGGTTATGCGGGGACGGACGACCTTTATTATTGCTCACCGTATTTCTTCACTTCGTCATGCTAATGAAATTGTAGTGCTGGAGGAAGGGCAGATAGCCCAGCGAGGAACGCATGAACAGCTCATTGCCACTCCAGGCCCTTATCAGGACGTGTATCATATTCAATACGCCGACTACATAGCCCAGACTCTTGACGGTGTGTCCGAAAGGCAGGTGAGACCATGA
- a CDS encoding GNAT family N-acetyltransferase, whose amino-acid sequence MSNNVMIPVLTIRSVELGDCEAVTGLLREVGYPMTCGVMKEVMGTTQEDCQANMMVAEMDGRVVGVIGMHTAQSLAYPDPAVQITMLVVSKEYRGEGIGKRLVACGEEWGRAQGSLHLFITGANNRIKQIEAHAFYNRIGFEKQGYRFSKKLK is encoded by the coding sequence ATGTCTAACAATGTGATGATTCCAGTACTGACAATTCGTTCCGTAGAGCTTGGCGATTGCGAAGCCGTAACAGGACTGCTAAGAGAAGTCGGATATCCGATGACTTGTGGTGTGATGAAAGAAGTTATGGGAACTACGCAGGAGGACTGTCAAGCCAATATGATGGTTGCAGAAATGGATGGTCGTGTTGTCGGCGTAATCGGCATGCATACGGCTCAAAGCCTGGCTTATCCTGATCCTGCCGTACAAATCACCATGCTGGTCGTGAGCAAGGAGTATCGCGGCGAGGGCATTGGCAAGCGCCTGGTGGCCTGTGGTGAGGAGTGGGGACGTGCGCAAGGAAGTCTCCATTTGTTCATTACCGGAGCGAATAACCGCATCAAACAAATAGAGGCTCATGCATTCTACAACCGAATCGGCTTTGAAAAGCAAGGCTACCGTTTCAGCAAAAAGCTTAAATAA
- the purT gene encoding formate-dependent phosphoribosylglycinamide formyltransferase translates to MWGAPFSAGAKKMLLLGSGELGKEVIIEAQRLGVECIAVDRYELAPAMQVAHRSYCLDMQDAEALKALIRKEKPDIIVPEIEAIATGALEELEQEGFHVVPTARAARLTMDREGIRRLAAEKLQLPTAAYRFADDFEQLRAAVHELGTPCVVKPLMSSSGKGQSVCRTPEDAESCWNTALEGARAKTTRVIVEAFVPFESEITLLTVRSVSGTTFCPPIGHIQKDGDYVESWQPHGMTDKQLSDAEDIARTITDELGGYGLFGVELFLTADGVVFSEVSPRPHDTGMVTMITQDLSEFALHVRAILGFPIPSVTLLTPGASATLKAEQATRDFVIGGLHDALLLPRTQVRVFGKPETKPGRRMAVALSAAGDVETARKTAKEAANMLKVEVNHV, encoded by the coding sequence ATGTGGGGTGCTCCTTTTTCTGCCGGGGCTAAAAAGATGCTGCTGCTGGGTAGTGGTGAATTGGGGAAAGAAGTCATTATTGAAGCTCAGCGGCTTGGCGTGGAATGTATTGCTGTAGACCGCTATGAACTGGCTCCAGCAATGCAGGTGGCTCATCGTTCTTATTGTTTGGATATGCAGGATGCTGAGGCATTGAAGGCACTGATTCGCAAGGAAAAGCCCGACATAATTGTACCTGAAATCGAAGCTATTGCTACGGGTGCTTTGGAAGAATTGGAGCAAGAGGGATTTCACGTAGTACCAACAGCCCGGGCCGCCCGTCTTACGATGGACCGGGAGGGCATTCGCAGGCTTGCTGCCGAGAAGTTGCAACTTCCGACCGCCGCCTACCGCTTTGCAGATGATTTTGAGCAGTTGCGGGCAGCGGTTCATGAGCTGGGCACGCCATGCGTGGTCAAGCCCTTGATGAGTTCGTCGGGTAAAGGGCAGTCTGTATGCCGGACACCCGAAGATGCGGAATCCTGCTGGAATACGGCGCTGGAAGGCGCACGTGCCAAAACAACACGTGTGATTGTTGAAGCTTTTGTTCCGTTTGAGAGTGAAATTACGTTATTGACTGTCAGATCGGTATCAGGTACGACTTTTTGCCCACCGATTGGCCACATTCAAAAGGATGGGGATTATGTCGAATCTTGGCAGCCTCATGGCATGACGGACAAGCAGCTTTCGGACGCGGAGGACATTGCCCGTACGATTACGGATGAACTGGGTGGTTACGGATTGTTTGGCGTAGAGCTGTTTTTAACGGCTGATGGCGTCGTATTCAGTGAAGTATCCCCCCGTCCGCATGATACGGGAATGGTAACGATGATTACGCAGGATTTGTCGGAATTTGCGCTTCATGTGCGGGCCATTCTCGGATTTCCGATACCGTCGGTTACACTGCTAACCCCTGGGGCTTCGGCTACCTTGAAGGCAGAACAAGCTACACGGGATTTTGTAATCGGTGGTCTGCATGATGCATTATTGCTACCCCGGACACAGGTGCGAGTGTTCGGGAAGCCTGAAACCAAGCCGGGACGCCGGATGGCTGTAGCGCTTAGCGCTGCGGGAGATGTGGAAACAGCACGGAAGACGGCCAAAGAAGCTGCCAATATGCTGAAAGTGGAGGTAAATCATGTCTAA
- a CDS encoding TIGR00266 family protein, which translates to MSYEIVHEGAFAMLKVQMNPGETIKAEMGAMVSMSSSVDIKGTVDGGLLRGLGRMLSGEKFFFQELRASRGPAEVLLAPASIGDVQAVELDGTYRLLVQKDGFLACTEGIEVSTKMQNLMKGLFSGEGFFIVEISGRGTVFLSSYGAIHPIYVAPGEERIIDNAHLVAWPDYMDYKIEKASKGWLSSVTSGEALVCRFRSEGTVLIQSRNPGSFGQWIKSFIPDSK; encoded by the coding sequence ATGAGCTACGAAATTGTGCATGAAGGTGCTTTTGCTATGCTCAAGGTACAGATGAACCCCGGAGAGACGATTAAAGCGGAGATGGGAGCTATGGTTTCCATGTCTTCCAGCGTGGATATAAAGGGGACTGTGGATGGTGGATTATTGCGCGGTTTAGGCCGGATGCTGAGCGGAGAGAAATTCTTTTTTCAGGAGCTGAGAGCATCTCGGGGGCCAGCTGAAGTGCTGCTTGCTCCAGCAAGTATAGGCGATGTACAAGCAGTGGAATTGGACGGTACGTATAGACTGTTGGTGCAAAAGGATGGCTTCTTGGCGTGTACGGAGGGCATTGAGGTCAGCACTAAAATGCAGAATCTGATGAAAGGATTGTTCTCGGGCGAAGGTTTTTTTATCGTTGAAATCAGCGGTCGCGGAACAGTATTTTTGTCCTCTTACGGAGCCATTCATCCGATTTATGTTGCACCCGGAGAGGAGCGTATTATTGATAACGCTCATCTGGTGGCATGGCCAGACTACATGGATTACAAAATTGAAAAAGCGTCCAAAGGTTGGTTGTCCAGTGTAACGAGCGGAGAAGCACTTGTATGCCGTTTTCGCAGCGAGGGGACGGTATTGATACAAAGCCGAAATCCGGGCAGCTTCGGACAATGGATCAAAAGCTTTATACCCGATAGCAAGTAG
- a CDS encoding GDSL-type esterase/lipase family protein, which produces MFISPSYQEGTRVNSSKWIWRSVGSVSIAATLLLLYGFIAAVRSITAPEPLVTTKPVNTGSSQIQNAPSAATQKGEFRVAAIGDSLAKGTGDDSGSGFVRRSVTLLNDQEGHKAQLINNLGINGLTTQGLLTKLDEPGVAYVLKKANVIIVSIGGNDLFQGAQAAQTGKEPPTLIGLRKALPDAAKRLQKVLIKVGKINPKAKIIYVGLYNPFSDLPEMKIPGNLVVTEWNLAAMAITNQNSNMTLIPTFDLFQQNLPVYLSSDHFHPNGQGYQAIAERIAQGFAVAAAKEGDNTGDGQQSTSSQPADVKKGGNK; this is translated from the coding sequence ATGTTTATTTCACCAAGTTATCAGGAGGGAACACGAGTGAATTCATCAAAATGGATCTGGCGGTCTGTCGGTTCCGTGTCCATCGCCGCCACACTGCTATTATTGTACGGATTTATTGCCGCGGTACGAAGCATTACGGCTCCCGAGCCACTCGTTACCACCAAACCTGTAAATACGGGTTCATCACAGATACAAAATGCTCCATCCGCTGCAACTCAGAAGGGGGAATTTCGGGTAGCAGCCATTGGAGATTCGCTGGCGAAAGGAACCGGCGATGACTCAGGCAGCGGTTTTGTACGACGGTCGGTGACCTTGTTAAATGATCAGGAAGGCCATAAGGCTCAGCTCATTAACAATCTGGGCATTAACGGGCTGACGACTCAAGGACTTTTGACCAAACTGGATGAGCCTGGCGTGGCCTATGTGTTGAAAAAGGCTAACGTTATTATTGTGTCCATTGGCGGGAACGATTTGTTTCAGGGGGCACAAGCTGCCCAAACTGGCAAAGAGCCACCTACGCTTATAGGCTTGCGCAAAGCTCTGCCTGATGCAGCCAAGCGTTTGCAAAAAGTGCTGATAAAAGTCGGAAAAATCAATCCGAAGGCTAAAATTATATACGTTGGACTATATAATCCATTCAGTGACCTGCCGGAAATGAAAATTCCGGGAAATCTCGTTGTGACGGAATGGAACCTGGCTGCTATGGCGATTACCAATCAAAACAGTAATATGACGCTAATTCCAACCTTCGATTTATTTCAGCAAAATTTGCCGGTTTATTTATCCTCTGATCATTTTCATCCTAACGGACAGGGCTATCAGGCAATTGCTGAGCGTATCGCTCAAGGGTTTGCGGTAGCAGCGGCCAAAGAAGGCGACAATACAGGGGATGGACAACAGTCTACGAGCAGTCAGCCCGCTGATGTGAAGAAGGGAGGGAACAAGTGA
- a CDS encoding CAP domain-containing protein produces MKNMLKKTLVMGSLSAVLSAGFIVPASAAPADDLSAQLQQWLQNSGYSVQLSNGTTTVTKNVTTDCFGQDKAKTQTGNSSSGKQVTKQGNQNASQSANKQQNQAQNTNAGAGQSAGSDAQLSKSQFAAEVVKLVNNERSKNGLKPLTSDAKLTEVALAKAKDMSTNNYFDHTSPTYGSPFDMMKKFGVTYTYAGENIAMGQQTPQEVMKAWMNSQGHRENILKAEYTQIGVAYYNGYWVQEFTRN; encoded by the coding sequence ATGAAGAATATGTTGAAAAAAACACTGGTGATGGGAAGTTTAAGCGCCGTTTTATCCGCAGGATTCATCGTTCCGGCATCAGCAGCACCGGCTGACGATTTGTCGGCGCAGCTACAACAGTGGCTACAAAATAGCGGATACTCTGTTCAATTGTCCAATGGGACGACGACAGTAACGAAGAACGTAACTACGGATTGTTTCGGACAGGACAAGGCTAAAACTCAAACAGGGAATTCTTCTTCGGGCAAGCAAGTAACCAAACAGGGGAACCAAAACGCTTCACAGTCTGCTAACAAGCAGCAGAATCAAGCTCAGAACACCAATGCAGGTGCAGGTCAGTCCGCAGGATCGGATGCACAGCTCAGCAAGTCTCAATTTGCGGCAGAGGTTGTAAAGCTGGTAAACAACGAGCGCAGCAAAAATGGTCTGAAGCCACTGACTTCCGATGCGAAGCTTACCGAAGTGGCTTTGGCTAAAGCGAAGGATATGAGTACTAATAATTACTTTGATCATACATCACCGACTTACGGCTCACCATTTGATATGATGAAGAAATTCGGCGTAACTTATACGTATGCGGGTGAAAATATTGCGATGGGGCAACAAACGCCGCAAGAAGTTATGAAAGCCTGGATGAACAGTCAGGGACACCGTGAAAATATTTTGAAGGCAGAATATACACAAATCGGTGTAGCTTACTATAATGGATATTGGGTTCAGGAATTTACACGTAACTAA